The nucleotide sequence ATGCCACGAGCGCCCACCTTCATTGCAGATTGTCCTTTTTGCTGCCGGAAGCCGCTGCCCCGCTGGTTTCCGCGCCGGAGGCGTCGTCGGGCAAGGATGTGGTCACAAGGCCCACGTCGCTGACGCCCGCACCGCGCACGCGATCCATAACGTGCATGACCATGCCGTACGGAACGTCTTTGTCTGCGCGCACAAAAAGCTGCCGCCCGGCGTTCTTTACGCGCGTGGTGAGCACTTCGGGCAGGTCGGCCAGCCCGGTTTCATACTCGTCGAGGTAAAGCGCCCCATTGGACTTGATGGTGAGGATGATGTGGTCATCTTCGGTAGGTAAAACCTCTGAAGTCTCCACCTTGGGCAGGGCTACATCAAGCCCTTCGGTCATCATCGGGGCCGTGACCATAAAGATAATCAGCAGCACCAGCATGACGTCCACGAAGGGGGTCACGTTGATATCGGCAACAAAATCGTCGTCTGTGGATGCGGCCATAATCAGCGCTCCTCGGCAAAGCTGATGCCCTTGCTGTATCCTGGCGCTTCGTGCTGAAGCCGATTGAGCAATTGCCCGGCGTAGTTGATGCACACGCCCTCAATATATGTCAGCTTTGCACGGAAGATGTTGTAACCGCACACTGCGGGTATGGCCACAAACAGGCCGACCGCCGTGGCAATAAGCGCCTCGGCGATGCCGGGGGCCACTGTTGCCAGCGAAACGCTTTTCATTTGGGCTATGGCTGTAAAGGAATGCATGATCCCCCACACGGTGCCGAACAGGCCGATGAAGGGAGCCGTATTGGCTGCGGTGGCCAGCAGCGCCAGCGATGATTTGAGCCGCGCCACTTCTTCGGCAATGGCAAAGTGCAGGGCACGGCGTACGTTGTCGTTGAGCAGTCTGTCGGTATCGCCCGTGCGTGTGAGGCGGTTATATTCACGTACTGCGCGGCGGGTGATACCGTACAGGGGTGACTGCCTGTCAGCCTCCATCACGGGCAGGGCCTGACTCAGATTCGCGGCATCGTCAAAGGCCACCAGCCCCTCTTGGGTTCGGCTCTGAGCAGCGCGCAACGTGAACCATTTGCCGCACATATAGGCCCAACTGGCCACAGACATAAACAACAGCAGCACCAATACACATTTTGAAATAAGTGTAGCCTGCAATACGGCCTCAATCATGGAATTCACTCTTTTCCCCCTTGCTCAAATTTTGAAATTAAAACAGCGCTGCCTGATTAAGCTCAATAACCTGCCGAATTGATTGAGTCCGAACTGTGTATGTTCTCACGTTAATTTTATACGCATCTAACATTGTTGCTTTTGACGCATAAATTGCGTGTGAGAACATAGCTTAATCTGACTATTATGAAATAGAAATTTAATTTCTATTTTAATTTGTTCTTGTCATCACGTCAAGATTATTGAGCAGTGTCATTTCTTACTTTGTTCCATAGCGTGACGACGGCATATTTTTTAAGTACTGGTGCAGCTACGCAACGTCGGCGATCAACTTTCGCTCGTACAGGCGGGCGGCATTGAGCACAACGAGAACGGAACCAGCGTTGTGTACCAGGGCTCCTGTTATGGGGTTGAGCAGTCCCATGACCGACATGCTGATGGCGACAAAATTTATTGCCATCGACAGGGTAATATTGAATTTGATGGTATTGACAGTGGCATCAGAGAGGCGCTTCAAGTAGGGGATTTTTGCGATGTCGTCGCCCATCAGCGCGATGTCGGCTGCGTCAATGGCAATATCGCTGCCCATAGAGCCCATTGCCACACCAACATCAGCGATTTTCAATGCCGGGGCGTCATTTACGCCATCGCCAATCATGCACACAACATGGCCTTGCTGCTGCAATAGTTTGATATGCTCGACCTTCTGCGCAGGAAGCAAGTCAGAATAGACAAGGTCAATTCCGGCCTGTTTCGAAAAATAACTGGCAGTTTGTTGATGGTCGCCAGTCAAAAGCACAACACCTGTTCCCATATCATGCAGTTTATTTACCATATCTTGCGCACTAGCCCGGAGAGTGTCTGAAAACGCCACTGTTCCCGCGCAGACGCCTTCAAGGGCTATCAAAATTACGGCCTTGCCCTGCATACGCAGGTCTTTCAAGACGGCAGCGGTTTTTTCATCCACATGCACACCGTTGTCCTGCAAGTAGCCGATGTTCCCGATGAGCGCGTCAGTGCCGTCAACACTGGCGCTGATGCCCTTGCCGGGTGTCATGATAAAGCCGTCTGCCTTTGACAGAGGAACACTCTTTTCTTTGGCATGAGCCACAATGGCCTTGCCAAGCGGATGCTCTGACAGCGCCTCCATCGAAGCTGCAAAGTGCAGCAGGCCGTGCGGCGTTTTTTCAGGCAAAAAGGAAATGATATCGCTGACAGCCAGTGTGCCGTGGGTAAGTGTTCCTGTTTTGTCAAAAGCTATGCGGTCAACCTTGCCCATATTTTCCAGAGCTTCACCGGATTTAATCAAAACCCCCTGTTTGGTGGCCTGACCAATGGCGGCCATGATGGACGTGGGCGTCGCCAGCGCCAGAGCGCAGGGGCAAAAAACCACAAGAACGGTAACAGCCCGTACGATATCGCTTGTGATGGCGTATGCGCCAACGGCAATAATCATCGCTATGGGAACAAGCCATGCGGCCCATTTGTCCACAATGCGCTGCATGGGCGCTTTGCTGTTTTCTGCCTCTTGCACCATGCTGACAAGTTTCTGCAAAGAAGAGTCTTCGCCGGTCTTGATGGCTTCAATATCAATTGCCCCGAACCGGTTGATTGTTCCACTGAAGACGTCGTCTCCCTCAGTTTTATCTACTGGCAGAAACTCTCCGGTCATGGCTGACTGGTCTATGGATGTGTTGCCAGCGCGGATAGTTCCGTCCACTGGCACAGTTTCACCCGGCAAAACCCGCAACAGATCACCGCAGCGGATTTGCTCAACGGCAACCATTTCTTCACGCATGGTTTCGCCGTGTATCGTAAGCCTACGGCCCTGTAGGGGCATGAGGCTGATTAATTCCTTTATGCCTTTTTTGGCCTTCTCTACGGTTCTTTCTTCCAAAATGGCGCCGATAGCCATAATGAACGCGACCTCTCCGGCGGCAAAAAGTTCACCAATATAAATGCACGCAAACATGGCTATGGAGATAAGCAGAGCGGATGTAATACGGCGTTCAAAAAAGACGCGGTACAGAGCGAGATAGACTAAAGGAAACCCGCAAATGAAAATCGTAACCCAGGCCGGGTCTAGCGGCACATAAATGTCCCCCAGCAGGATCACAAGGCTGGCGGCCAGAAAAACGCCCCCCAGTACAGTCATGCGTAGCCCGGACAGGGTATAGAAGAGAGTTTTAAGCATGCGTGCGTTTCCTTTTTTGCGGTAAAAATAGCTTTTTTATATACCATGTACCCCTATGGGGTATGTGAGGTAGGAGAAAAAATATATGTGGCAGCACCACATATATTGGTAAGTCAGACAATTCTTGAAAACTGCTCAATGGCTGATGTCAGCCGCTTCAATACTTCGGCCTCGTTTCCATTTTTGACGCCGTCCAGAACACAGTGCTGCATATGGCCCTCAAGCACGACCTGCCCTGTTTTATGCAAAGCAGACTTGACCGCGCCTATCTGGATAAGAACGTCTTCACACGGCTTGTCATTCTCGACCATCTTTATGATGCCTTTGATCTGGCCTTCAATACGCCGAAGCCGCTTGGTAACAGCGTCGACGTCCATACAGTCTCTCATGCTTCCACCCTCACTTTTACGAACGCTATACCCCTGTGGGGTATAGCGTCAATAGGTACAACAAATACCTCATTTTGCAACAGCGAGGTATCTTCCCAATTTTCAAAGGTTATTGACAGGAAATGTTGCACCCTTTATGTTCATAAAATGAAATTCATTTTCATATTTAATCAGGCCGTAAGCGTCAGGCCCCGGATGTTCAGCTCTTCCTTATGCGTGTCATTGGAGAAGAAGGTGTCCGTTGCCGCGGTACAGTTTGACGGCTCAAAAGACAGAGGAGTGGCGTATTGAAGCTACAGGGCCACCTGCTGCGCTGATTTTGACACTCATGACACATAAAAGAGGCAACGCATGAAACTACCTGATGAATGCTGCAATCTTGGGGATATTCGTTGTGAAATTGACCGCCTGGACAGTGAAATTATCAAGCTTCTCGGCCATCGCCTTGCCTATGTTCTTGCAGCGGCACAGTTTAAGAAAAGTGAAGAAGATATTCCCGCTCCAGAGCGTGTGAAGGCCATGCTGGCGGATCGGCGAGTCTGGGCCAGGGAAGCAGGCCTTTCTGAAGACTTCATTGAGAACTTATTTGAACAGATAACCAGCTGGTATATTGCAACGCAGATTGAGCACTGGCAAAAAACGCGCGGCCAGGTCAAAGGCGCCAGTCATGGTTGAAGCAATACACTCCCCCTTGCGCTTTGCCATTCAGGGCGCCTGCCGAAGCGCATCGCAAAAAGGACGTCCAGTGCTTGCCGTTGCGGGCGTTTCTGTGCCCACTGTGGATATGCTCTCTCTTTTTGCACGCTATTCCCCGCAAATGGACGCAAGCTTGTGGCTTGGCCTGAAGAAAAAATCACTGCTCGGGCTTGGGGTGGCCCTTGAATGCACAGGGCATGGCGCAGACAGGTTTACGGCCGTTTCTGCGGAATGGCATACCCTTATGGAAAATGCCGTGGTGGTGGGCGATGCGGCTCCAGTTGCTCTTGGCGGTTTCCGGTTTGATGCCGCTTGCCCGGCGTCTTCCATATGGCTGGGGTTTACTGACGGTGTGCTGGTGATCCCCCGGTTGACCATTTTTCAAGATGGGGCAGACAGCTGCCATATTGTTGCGGCGGATCACGTTCCACCTGGCGCGGATGCCGCTGCACGCCTTCAAGCCATACTTTCTACCTTTAGCAGGCGGGCGGATGACGAGAAGATGACTTCTCCTGAACAGGAAGGGCATGTTTCCATTTTTGATCCCGAAGAAGCAAAAACTCAATGGCACGGCCTCGTTAATGGCGCTATGAACGCCATTTCACGAGGTTCTGCAAGAAAGATTGTTGCCGCTCGTGCCATACAGGCCACGTCCACAGCTCCGTTCACTGTGCCGAATATTGTCAGACGGCTGCGGGCAGAGAACTCCAAGGCCGCCGTTTTCGCGTTTGGCCGTCGTGGAGCCTACTTTGTGGGAGCCACGCCGGAGATACTCATAACCGCCAGTGCAGGATCATTTCAGACGATGGCTCTGGCCGGAAGTGCTCCCCGCAGTGAAAACTTGGAGCAGGATGCCTTATTGGGGCAGGCCCTTCTGGATTCTGATAAAGATCAGATTGAGCACGATTTTGTGGTGCAGGCCATGCTGCGGGCCTTAAAACCGTATTGCAGAAAAATTGTGGCAGACTCTGCGCCATCCTTGCACAAATTGCGCAAGGTGCAGCATCTTGTCACGCATTTTTCGGGGGATATTCTTCCCCGCAAGAGCCTCCTTGACGTTGTTGCGCGTCTGCACCCCACACCCGCTGTTGGCGGGGTTCCCACAGAATCCGCGTTGGCTTTTTTGCGTGAGCACGAAGGCGTTGACCGGGGATGGTACGCCGGGCCCGTTGGCTGGCTTGATGCCGACGGCAACGGAGAATTTATGGTGGCCCTGCGCTCGGGCGTGATCCACAGGCAGACCGCTGTGCTTTTCGCTGGCTGCGGACTTGTGGCGGGCTCAGACCCGGTCAAGGAATATCAGGAAACGCGGCTCAAGTTTTCAACAATGCTCGACGGTTTGTGCCCCGCTCGCAGCAGCGCAAAGGCTGGCGGTCAGACAACCCACTAAAGCTGCCGAGCTGCGCGTTCTGCAAGGGTCGTTAACAAGTTTGTCCGATGCCTCCACACAACACGCTCTTACCAGTCAGTCTGGTCGTCTGGCAGGGCGGCAGGGCTGCCACACAGGAAAGCGGCTATGAATACAGGTAAAAGAACTCGTCTTTCCCGTATTATGGATGAAAGCTCCAACCGGACGCTCATTGTGCCTATGGATCACGGAACAACATCTGGAGCCATACAGGGACTGACAGATGCGCGGGAAACCATGAAGGATATGGTTGCCGGAGGTGCGGATGCGCTGGTTCTGCACAAAGGGCTTGTGCGGCAGGGGCATCCAGCAGGTAGAAGGCGCGCGGCTTTGATAATGCATCTCTCTGCCTCTACCGACCTGTCGCCTCTTTGCAACAGCAAGGCGCTTGTGGGGTCGGTAGAAGAGGCTTTGCGGCTCGGGGCCGATGCTGTTTCAGTGCATGTCAATCTGGGGGATGTTGAAGAACGCCGAATGCTGGTGGATATAGGCAGGACCGCGGAATCGTGTGACAGTTGGGGCATGCCCCTGCTTGCCATGATATATGCGCGTGGCCCACATATTAAAAATGCTCATGCGCCTGAAGTGGTCGCCCACTGCGCACGCGTGGGTATGGAACTGGGAGCCGATATTGTCAAAGTGCCCTACACGGATGAAGCTGGCGCGTTTACTGATGTAGTAAAAGCGTGCGGCGTGCCTGTGGTCATTGCTGGCGGAAAGCGCATGTCGTCGGATCACGAGTTTTTGCACATGGCGGCAGATGCAATCAGGGCAGGCGCATCTGGTTTGTCCGTGGGACGTAACGTCTTCCAGCATCCCCGGCGCAAAGCGCTGCTTAAAGCGTTGAGGGGCATTGTGCACGGCAACAAAACTGCAGAAGAAGGTTTGGCCTTACTGGCAAGACCAGGGCCGCAGATTTCTGTTGCGTGACCTAAGTGCGGCTGGCCTGCAAGCGTGCTCGTACCTGCCTGCGTGCGTCCATGTTATTCAGGAAAGCATGCAATAAATAGCCGTGGCTCCGGCAGGAGCCACGGCTATTTCAGTACCATCGCGGTTGAATGCAGGGACTTGCCTGTCACATAACCGCGTTAAAAAGGGCAGCCTTATTTATTCAGACTGCCCGGATTGCCCTGCCATTAAACGTGAAAATCACTCGGCTCAGGCAACTTTTGCCAGGGCCATCACATCGCCATTAACAATCAGTTCAAGGTGTTCCGTCAGTTTGTCAGCAGGCCAATCCCACCATGCGATATTTTGCAATATGTCGATTTCCTCGTCGGAAAAACGCATGCGGATAAGCTTGGCCGGATTGCCGCCAACAATGGAATAGGGCGGTACATCTTTTGTCACCATTGAGCATGAGGCCACGCACGCTCCGTTTCCTATGCGGATGCCCGGCCTGATAACCGAGTTGAAACCAATCCACACGTCATTTTCAATAACCGTATCACCCTTCATGGGCAGTTCAGAAATGGGTGGCGTGACCTTCTCCCACCCATTGGCAAGAATATGAAAAGGATACGTGGAAATTCCGGTCATCTTGTGGTGCGAGCCGTTCATGATGAATTTGACTTCCCGGGCAATGCCGCAAAATTTGCCGAATATGAGCTTATCTCCCATAAAGGGGTAGTGATAAAGCACAAAGCGTTCAAAGTCGTCCACTCCGTCCGGCAAATGCACAAGGGTATAGTCGCCCGCAATGATATTGGGATTTGTTGTGATGTTTTTCAAAAACCGCACGCTAGGCGCAGCCGCCATGGGCTTTATGGTCAAGGGGGAAGGGCCGTACATCTTTCCTCCGGTATGACATTTTGTGTTCACCGCGGCCATGAACCAGGGGGTTTTGCCTTTCAGGGAGTTTTTCCGGCAAGAGCGGTAAAACAACGACTGTTCTGTTACGTTTTGTGTGAGACAATTGAAGCTTCCGCCGGGCCACAGGCAGGACAGCTTTATATCCACGGCGATGGGATGGTTGCCTGTTTGTTGGTTGCCTCAGAGTGAGTTGGAACAAGGAGCGGTTCGCGCTCCCTGTTCCAACAGGGCGGGAGTTGTTGAAACGTATGGGGAATCCGCAGATCAGCTGGCGGGGGCTCCTACCTTCCAGCTTTGGGCTTCCTGACGGCTGTTCCACAGCCGTTGGTACAGCGGGCTGGTTTCAAGCAAAGATTCATGCCTGCCCGTGCCTTCAATGCCGCCCTTGCCGTCCAGAACAACTATCTGGTCGGCACTGGTAACCGTGGCCAGGCGATGCGCCACCAGCACAACGGTTTTTGTGCGAACAAGAGCATTGATGGCTATCTGGATCTGGCTTTCATTCTCTGGGTCAACCGAGGCTGTCGCCTCATCCAGCAGCACGATCGGGGTATCTTTCAGAATAGCCCGCGCAATGGATATTCTTTGCTTTTCACCGCCGGAAAGTGTGGCTCCAGCCTCGCCAACCTGCGTTTCATACCCTTGGGGCAGGCCGGTGATGAAATCGTGGCAGCGAGCCATGCGGGCAGCCGTGTAAACTGCTTCGGGCGAAGCTTCAGGCGAACCAAAAGCAATGTTTTCAAACACTGTGCCGCGAAACAGATAGACATCCTGAAACACCATGCTGAGACTGCTGAACAGGGATTCGGCAGTAAGCTTTTGCGCGGGCACGCCGCCAAGGGAAATCTCGCCGCTGTCCACGTCCCAGAATCTGGCTATAAGGCGCAGGATGGTTGTTTTGCCTGCGCCTGACGGGCCGACAATGGCGGTGATTTTTCGGGCGGGAATTTTGAATGAAACATCCTGCAGCACCGGATTTTGGTCATAGGAAAAGGAGACCTTGTTGAAGTCAATGCCCACATCTTCGCGCGGGGCAACCTCTGTACCTTCTTTCAGCGGCTTTTCTTTCAAAAGGGCTTCAATGCGGTCAAGGGTTACTTCGGCTGACTGGGTGACTTCATATACGCTGCCCAATGCCTTGATGGGTTCATAAAGCCTGAGCCCAAGCACAAGAAAGGTAAGGTATGCGAACAGGCTGGTTTCGCCCCCCAGGAAAAGATATGCGCCAAAAACAAGCAGAATGATGAAACCCAGGTCAAGCAGGGCCTGAAAAGCCAGCATCAGAGGGGTGGTGCTGAAAACCAGGGCAAGGTTGTCGCGCTTGAACCGGGCCAGTGCCGCGGCAAAAGACCGAAAGCGTTCGCCCCCCTGCTTGAAACCTTTGACGACCTCCATTCCCTGCACATACTGGATGACGCTGGAACTGATGGTAACAAGGGAATCGCTGCGTTTACGCATGCCTTTGCTCAATGCCTGCTGGCATTTCTTGAGCAGGGGAATAGCCAGCGGCACTGGCACCAGTGCCGCAACGGCCAGCCGCCAGTCCACAGAAAACAGAAAGGGAGCCAGCACGATGGGCATCACCATTGCGCAGATAAATTGGGGAAAGGCCATGCGGGGCAAAAGAGTCAGCATCACCAGCTCATCAGACACAAGCGCCGTGGTATCGCCCGCATTTTTGCGGGAAAAGTAGCTCATGGGCAATGTGCGTAAATGTGCGCCGATTTTTACACGGATTTTTTCGCACAATTCGGTTCCGGCCGGGTATGCCGCTCTGGTGAACAGCCAGCAAAAAATGCCCTGGGCAATGTAGCTGAGGGCAATGCCCACGGTATAGAAACCCACGTTACTGGCGGTAAGGCTGCCAGAAAGCAGGTCATGCAGCATAAAAATCAGAATGCCGTAGGGGATGCCCATAAACAGGGTTTCAAGGGCTTTAAGCAGCGCCGCCCGGTACATCTGGGAGCGGATAGTCGGAACAATGGCCAGAATTCGTTTTATCAGGCGGATCATGCCAATGCCTCCGTGGCGGTAAGGTTCCAGTCTTTACTGGACATGTGCGCTGCCCACATTTTTTGATACAGGGGATTTGTCTCCAGCAGGTGTTCGTGTGTGCCCCTGGCTACCACGGCCCCACCGTCAAGAACCATGATTTCATCAGCAGACGTGATGGTGGAGAGGCGGTGGGCAACGACGATCAATGTCTTGTCCCGCACAAGGGCATTAAGGGCTTTTTGGATTTTTGCCTCGTTTTCGGGGTCAATAAAAGCCGTGGCTTCGTCCAGCACCAGCACCGGAGAATTTTTGAGCAGTGCCCTGGCAATGCAGATGCGCTGCTTTTCTCCTCCGGAAATGACGGAACCCTTTTCCCCGACAACATGAGCATATCCGCCTTCAAGCGACATGATGAAGTCGTGGCATTGCGCCATTTTGGCTGCGGCCTCAATTTCTTCTTTGGTTGCGTCGGCCTTGCCGATGCGCAGATTGGCTTCAATTGTGTCGTTGAAAAGAAAGATATCCTGAAAAACAAAGGAAACATGATCCATCAGGTCGTCCATGGTCATGTTGCGGATGTCTGCTCCACCCAGGCTTATGGAACCGCTTTTTACATCCCAGAATCGGGGAATAAGCCGGGCCAACGTACTTTTGCCCGCCCCCGACGGTCCCACCAGGGCCAGAAATTGCCCGGGATTCAAGTTAACGCTCACATTACGCAGTACTTCCTGTTCGGCATAGGCAAAGGAAACATCCTTAAGGCCAACGCTGCTGTCTGCCGGTTTGAGGGGCTGTGTTGTCTCTGGCAAGGTGGGGTAAGACAACAGGTAGTCTATGCGTTTGCGGCCCTCGACCTGGTGTTCGAGAAAAGACCCCAGGGTCATGAGCTGGTGCAGGGTGGCGCCGAGGCCAAGGCCCATAAGCAAGAACAGAAGAAGCACCGAAAGCGTGATGGAGCCGTTGAGGTACATCAACGCGCCCACGGGCAGAATGAGCAGCATGTTGGCATTGATGCACATGGTGAAAATCGTCATGGGCGTGGACCAGCGCTTGCACATCTCCGCCTCGTAATAGGCGCATTCCGAAACGCTGTCCGCGTATGCCTTGAATGAACTTTCCGTGCGGGTAAATGCTTTTATGATAGGCATTCCCTGAATGTACTGAACCATGGCGGCATTGGCATTTTCATTGGCAGTGAAGTACTTGCCGCGCATGTCCTTGTTTCGTGAAACGGTCAAAGCCTGTGCGACGATGCCAATAGGAAGAAGGCATATGGAAAGGATGGCAAGCCGCCAGTCAACGCAGAACAAAACACCCATGGAAAGCAGCAGGTAGAGAAAACTGCCCACAAGGTCCGGCAGGTTGTGCCCTATAAAAATTTCCATCTGCTCCACGTCTTCAAGCATGACTTTTTTGATCTGCCCGCTGGCGGTCTGGTTGAAAAAGCCCAGCGGCAGCCGTGGCAGCCTTTCTGCGATGGCAATGCGCAGATCATAAAGAATATCGTATGCAGAAGCGTGAGAAAGCGTCGAGGACAGGCCTGAAAAAACATACTTGAAGACAAGGCAGACAACGGCCGCGCCAATGAATGGCCAAACCATGCCGGGACTGGCGGCCTCTGCCCCGCCAGCGGCCAAACGGTCAATGAGAAAATACAGGATGATAAATGGCGCGATACCCAATAACTGGGTCAATAATGAAAAGATGCAGGCCAATGCCATTTTGCCCTTGTGGGCCCCAACCATCTGAAAAAGGCTTCCCAAACTGCTATTACTGGCGCGCATGCACTTGATACCTCCGTGGACGAAGTTTTGGCTCTCTGATTTGAAGAGAACCTGCCACATGGCGTGATACATGTTGCCGCGTAATCCGTAACGGAGTATGGGCAGCTTTTATCCTTAGTTTTGATCGGCCTTGAGAGTATGATTTCTCAAAGTTCAAGGCATGTTTGTTACAGCGTTTAACAGCACGAATGAATTGTGTTGTGCCATC is from Desulfovibrio intestinalis and encodes:
- the tolR gene encoding protein TolR, which encodes MAASTDDDFVADINVTPFVDVMLVLLIIFMVTAPMMTEGLDVALPKVETSEVLPTEDDHIILTIKSNGALYLDEYETGLADLPEVLTTRVKNAGRQLFVRADKDVPYGMVMHVMDRVRGAGVSDVGLVTTSLPDDASGAETSGAAASGSKKDNLQ
- a CDS encoding MotA/TolQ/ExbB proton channel family protein, with translation MNSMIEAVLQATLISKCVLVLLLFMSVASWAYMCGKWFTLRAAQSRTQEGLVAFDDAANLSQALPVMEADRQSPLYGITRRAVREYNRLTRTGDTDRLLNDNVRRALHFAIAEEVARLKSSLALLATAANTAPFIGLFGTVWGIMHSFTAIAQMKSVSLATVAPGIAEALIATAVGLFVAIPAVCGYNIFRAKLTYIEGVCINYAGQLLNRLQHEAPGYSKGISFAEER
- a CDS encoding heavy metal translocating P-type ATPase, which gives rise to MLKTLFYTLSGLRMTVLGGVFLAASLVILLGDIYVPLDPAWVTIFICGFPLVYLALYRVFFERRITSALLISIAMFACIYIGELFAAGEVAFIMAIGAILEERTVEKAKKGIKELISLMPLQGRRLTIHGETMREEMVAVEQIRCGDLLRVLPGETVPVDGTIRAGNTSIDQSAMTGEFLPVDKTEGDDVFSGTINRFGAIDIEAIKTGEDSSLQKLVSMVQEAENSKAPMQRIVDKWAAWLVPIAMIIAVGAYAITSDIVRAVTVLVVFCPCALALATPTSIMAAIGQATKQGVLIKSGEALENMGKVDRIAFDKTGTLTHGTLAVSDIISFLPEKTPHGLLHFAASMEALSEHPLGKAIVAHAKEKSVPLSKADGFIMTPGKGISASVDGTDALIGNIGYLQDNGVHVDEKTAAVLKDLRMQGKAVILIALEGVCAGTVAFSDTLRASAQDMVNKLHDMGTGVVLLTGDHQQTASYFSKQAGIDLVYSDLLPAQKVEHIKLLQQQGHVVCMIGDGVNDAPALKIADVGVAMGSMGSDIAIDAADIALMGDDIAKIPYLKRLSDATVNTIKFNITLSMAINFVAISMSVMGLLNPITGALVHNAGSVLVVLNAARLYERKLIADVA
- a CDS encoding metal-sensing transcriptional repressor, which translates into the protein MDVDAVTKRLRRIEGQIKGIIKMVENDKPCEDVLIQIGAVKSALHKTGQVVLEGHMQHCVLDGVKNGNEAEVLKRLTSAIEQFSRIV
- a CDS encoding isochorismate lyase encodes the protein MKLPDECCNLGDIRCEIDRLDSEIIKLLGHRLAYVLAAAQFKKSEEDIPAPERVKAMLADRRVWAREAGLSEDFIENLFEQITSWYIATQIEHWQKTRGQVKGASHG
- a CDS encoding isochorismate synthase, translated to MVEAIHSPLRFAIQGACRSASQKGRPVLAVAGVSVPTVDMLSLFARYSPQMDASLWLGLKKKSLLGLGVALECTGHGADRFTAVSAEWHTLMENAVVVGDAAPVALGGFRFDAACPASSIWLGFTDGVLVIPRLTIFQDGADSCHIVAADHVPPGADAAARLQAILSTFSRRADDEKMTSPEQEGHVSIFDPEEAKTQWHGLVNGAMNAISRGSARKIVAARAIQATSTAPFTVPNIVRRLRAENSKAAVFAFGRRGAYFVGATPEILITASAGSFQTMALAGSAPRSENLEQDALLGQALLDSDKDQIEHDFVVQAMLRALKPYCRKIVADSAPSLHKLRKVQHLVTHFSGDILPRKSLLDVVARLHPTPAVGGVPTESALAFLREHEGVDRGWYAGPVGWLDADGNGEFMVALRSGVIHRQTAVLFAGCGLVAGSDPVKEYQETRLKFSTMLDGLCPARSSAKAGGQTTH
- a CDS encoding 2-amino-3,7-dideoxy-D-threo-hept-6-ulosonate synthase, whose protein sequence is MNTGKRTRLSRIMDESSNRTLIVPMDHGTTSGAIQGLTDARETMKDMVAGGADALVLHKGLVRQGHPAGRRRAALIMHLSASTDLSPLCNSKALVGSVEEALRLGADAVSVHVNLGDVEERRMLVDIGRTAESCDSWGMPLLAMIYARGPHIKNAHAPEVVAHCARVGMELGADIVKVPYTDEAGAFTDVVKACGVPVVIAGGKRMSSDHEFLHMAADAIRAGASGLSVGRNVFQHPRRKALLKALRGIVHGNKTAEEGLALLARPGPQISVA
- a CDS encoding CatB-related O-acetyltransferase, which codes for MYGPSPLTIKPMAAAPSVRFLKNITTNPNIIAGDYTLVHLPDGVDDFERFVLYHYPFMGDKLIFGKFCGIAREVKFIMNGSHHKMTGISTYPFHILANGWEKVTPPISELPMKGDTVIENDVWIGFNSVIRPGIRIGNGACVASCSMVTKDVPPYSIVGGNPAKLIRMRFSDEEIDILQNIAWWDWPADKLTEHLELIVNGDVMALAKVA
- a CDS encoding ABC transporter ATP-binding protein — translated: MIRLIKRILAIVPTIRSQMYRAALLKALETLFMGIPYGILIFMLHDLLSGSLTASNVGFYTVGIALSYIAQGIFCWLFTRAAYPAGTELCEKIRVKIGAHLRTLPMSYFSRKNAGDTTALVSDELVMLTLLPRMAFPQFICAMVMPIVLAPFLFSVDWRLAVAALVPVPLAIPLLKKCQQALSKGMRKRSDSLVTISSSVIQYVQGMEVVKGFKQGGERFRSFAAALARFKRDNLALVFSTTPLMLAFQALLDLGFIILLVFGAYLFLGGETSLFAYLTFLVLGLRLYEPIKALGSVYEVTQSAEVTLDRIEALLKEKPLKEGTEVAPREDVGIDFNKVSFSYDQNPVLQDVSFKIPARKITAIVGPSGAGKTTILRLIARFWDVDSGEISLGGVPAQKLTAESLFSSLSMVFQDVYLFRGTVFENIAFGSPEASPEAVYTAARMARCHDFITGLPQGYETQVGEAGATLSGGEKQRISIARAILKDTPIVLLDEATASVDPENESQIQIAINALVRTKTVVLVAHRLATVTSADQIVVLDGKGGIEGTGRHESLLETSPLYQRLWNSRQEAQSWKVGAPAS
- a CDS encoding ABC transporter ATP-binding protein; its protein translation is MRASNSSLGSLFQMVGAHKGKMALACIFSLLTQLLGIAPFIILYFLIDRLAAGGAEAASPGMVWPFIGAAVVCLVFKYVFSGLSSTLSHASAYDILYDLRIAIAERLPRLPLGFFNQTASGQIKKVMLEDVEQMEIFIGHNLPDLVGSFLYLLLSMGVLFCVDWRLAILSICLLPIGIVAQALTVSRNKDMRGKYFTANENANAAMVQYIQGMPIIKAFTRTESSFKAYADSVSECAYYEAEMCKRWSTPMTIFTMCINANMLLILPVGALMYLNGSITLSVLLLFLLMGLGLGATLHQLMTLGSFLEHQVEGRKRIDYLLSYPTLPETTQPLKPADSSVGLKDVSFAYAEQEVLRNVSVNLNPGQFLALVGPSGAGKSTLARLIPRFWDVKSGSISLGGADIRNMTMDDLMDHVSFVFQDIFLFNDTIEANLRIGKADATKEEIEAAAKMAQCHDFIMSLEGGYAHVVGEKGSVISGGEKQRICIARALLKNSPVLVLDEATAFIDPENEAKIQKALNALVRDKTLIVVAHRLSTITSADEIMVLDGGAVVARGTHEHLLETNPLYQKMWAAHMSSKDWNLTATEALA